One part of the Sneathia vaginalis genome encodes these proteins:
- a CDS encoding helix-turn-helix domain-containing protein, producing the protein MLGEKIKKFRKSLGMTQVELAKKVGYRSGSTITEIEKGNNDIPFDKLKTIAQALGVNISDLLEDNKPKINNDPYFIDTSFLNSEEQKELKSLLDMNNIMFMKNGGLSENDEKALKLAITKAFLQAREEYHKKNKK; encoded by the coding sequence ATGTTAGGCGAAAAAATAAAGAAATTTAGAAAATCTTTAGGAATGACACAAGTAGAACTTGCAAAAAAAGTGGGCTATCGTAGCGGAAGCACTATAACTGAGATTGAAAAAGGAAACAACGACATTCCTTTTGATAAATTAAAAACTATCGCCCAAGCCTTAGGTGTTAACATATCAGACTTGCTAGAAGATAATAAGCCTAAAATCAACAATGACCCTTATTTTATTGACACTAGCTTTCTTAATTCAGAAGAACAAAAAGAATTAAAATCTCTTCTTGATATGAATAATATAATGTTCATGAAGAATGGTGGTTTAAGCGAAAACGATGAAAAAGCATTAAAACTCGCTATAACTAAAGCATTCTTGCAAGCAAGAGAAGAATACCACAAGAAGAATAAGAAGTGA
- a CDS encoding ImmA/IrrE family metallo-endopeptidase — protein sequence MSELIEYTLRLKNEYNSNINALINNGEHNIKIEYIEDMKENKSVYAYNFKMYDTFYIFLNPSVVNENNKDFVIAHELAHILLHDENMRTFSNLGLKTDKLETQANLFATYFLGYEYRDCDNNDDVQKAINYIHCNFRFCDLAKTM from the coding sequence ATGTCAGAATTAATTGAATACACACTAAGACTTAAAAATGAATATAATAGTAATATCAATGCATTAATCAATAATGGAGAACATAATATTAAGATTGAGTATATAGAAGATATGAAAGAAAATAAGAGTGTATATGCTTACAATTTTAAGATGTATGATACCTTTTATATCTTCTTAAATCCGTCTGTAGTGAACGAAAACAATAAAGACTTTGTAATTGCTCATGAGTTAGCACATATATTGCTACATGATGAGAACATGCGAACATTTAGTAACTTAGGGCTTAAGACAGATAAACTTGAAACACAAGCTAATCTATTTGCCACATATTTTTTAGGGTATGAATATAGGGACTGTGACAACAATGATGATGTTCAGAAAGCTATTAATTACATTCATTGTAATTTTAGGTTTTGTGATTTAGCTAAAACAATGTAA
- a CDS encoding Bro-N domain-containing protein has protein sequence MKMGKIMETFKFENKEVRIKILDNEIWFVAADITDILGYDFPSKAIRNHVDDEDKILDQKIDLINESGLYNLIFASKLVIAMKFKKWIISEVLSKFRNYGNEETYKQTQIDGLISEYYAHYVEYLKKDIDEKNKLINESYEIIKGIKNTY, from the coding sequence ATGAAAATGGGTAAAATTATGGAAACATTTAAATTTGAAAATAAAGAAGTAAGAATAAAAATACTAGATAATGAGATTTGGTTTGTTGCTGCAGATATTACAGACATTCTCGGATATGATTTTCCTAGTAAAGCTATCAGAAATCATGTAGATGATGAGGATAAAATATTAGACCAAAAAATTGATTTGATAAATGAAAGTGGATTATACAATTTAATTTTCGCAAGTAAGTTAGTGATAGCTATGAAATTCAAAAAATGGATAATATCAGAAGTTCTATCAAAATTTAGGAATTACGGGAATGAGGAAACATACAAACAAACCCAAATAGATGGTTTAATTTCTGAGTATTACGCTCACTATGTGGAATATTTAAAAAAAGACATAGATGAAAAAAATAAATTAATTAATGAAAGTTATGAAATTATAAAAGGAATTAAAAATACATATTAA
- a CDS encoding DUF739 family protein has product MKYKYQNLKDTIKEKGYMLEYIARELGISPITLNSKIKGTCPFKLPEMYKIIDTLDLKKEDILNIFFEIKSH; this is encoded by the coding sequence ATGAAGTACAAATACCAAAACCTTAAAGACACTATAAAAGAAAAGGGCTATATGCTTGAATATATAGCAAGAGAATTAGGTATATCGCCTATAACATTAAATTCAAAGATAAAAGGAACTTGCCCTTTTAAACTGCCAGAAATGTATAAGATTATAGACACATTAGATTTAAAAAAAGAAGATATTTTAAATATTTTTTTTGAAATTAAATCTCACTAA
- a CDS encoding terminase small subunit produces the protein MLKLTKKQKLFCEYYKSTHNATDSAIKSGYSKKTAYAIGCNLLKKIEIQEYLNSITENSDNTRIMNMEQIQEFWASVVNDKKAKLTDRLKASEYIAKSSGAFITKTEISGKVKTESENKVSLLSTEDLKTLVDGIKDSE, from the coding sequence ATGCTGAAACTTACTAAAAAACAAAAACTTTTTTGTGAGTATTATAAATCTACTCATAATGCTACTGATAGTGCGATTAAGTCAGGATATAGCAAAAAGACAGCATATGCTATAGGCTGTAATTTATTAAAGAAAATTGAAATACAAGAATATCTCAATAGCATTACTGAAAACAGTGATAATACAAGAATAATGAACATGGAACAAATACAAGAGTTTTGGGCAAGTGTAGTTAATGACAAAAAAGCTAAGTTAACGGATAGACTAAAGGCAAGTGAATACATAGCTAAGAGTAGTGGTGCTTTTATCACTAAAACAGAAATTAGTGGAAAAGTAAAAACGGAGTCAGAGAACAAAGTAAGTTTGCTATCTACCGAGGACTTAAAAACATTAGTTGATGGTATCAAGGATAGTGAATAG
- a CDS encoding helix-turn-helix domain-containing protein, with protein sequence MLDNNKQEPFYQVPKAFGNLLEEGKMSLIDIWIYTIMYDTYKITTLRDKQGNKYIKISYETLMKKLNINSKKTISRSIKNLVNLGFIKVEINKGKSTKYFIK encoded by the coding sequence GTGCTTGATAATAATAAGCAAGAACCCTTTTACCAAGTGCCTAAAGCATTTGGGAACTTGTTAGAAGAAGGCAAAATGTCTTTAATAGATATTTGGATTTATACCATTATGTACGATACATACAAAATAACAACTTTAAGAGATAAACAAGGGAATAAGTACATAAAAATTAGCTATGAAACTTTAATGAAAAAATTAAATATTAATAGCAAAAAAACTATAAGTAGGAGCATTAAAAATTTGGTGAATTTAGGATTTATTAAAGTCGAAATTAATAAAGGTAAATCCACAAAATATTTTATAAAGTAG
- a CDS encoding sigma-70 family RNA polymerase sigma factor, with amino-acid sequence MTEKDKKEFVKLINEEFTRLEYEKRMKNNALTFEDIEDTISLLPKLKTMLKNNELQLEAVKLGLNQSSLSGDMERVQTSINLETPLEKQENIIEKLNLRITKQKILIERIENALSIVSNDEYYSIIEMKYWKKYTNKKISEELHISVDTLKRQKNRMIKEINIVFNKSF; translated from the coding sequence TTGACTGAAAAGGACAAAAAAGAATTCGTAAAGCTTATAAATGAAGAGTTTACAAGATTGGAATATGAAAAGAGAATGAAAAACAATGCACTTACTTTTGAGGATATTGAAGATACAATATCACTATTACCAAAGCTAAAAACAATGTTAAAAAACAATGAGTTGCAATTAGAAGCAGTTAAATTAGGATTAAATCAAAGTAGTTTAAGTGGAGATATGGAAAGAGTACAAACTTCAATTAATTTAGAAACACCCTTAGAAAAACAAGAAAACATAATAGAGAAGTTAAATCTTAGAATCACAAAACAAAAAATATTGATTGAAAGGATTGAAAATGCTTTATCTATTGTGTCTAATGATGAATACTACAGTATAATTGAGATGAAGTATTGGAAGAAGTACACAAATAAAAAGATATCTGAAGAATTGCATATAAGTGTCGATACACTTAAAAGACAAAAGAACAGAATGATTAAAGAGATAAACATTGTTTTTAACAAGAGTTTTTAA
- a CDS encoding type I restriction endonuclease — translation MEFKELLFAHIQNLKKISEEDYIEEQTKMYFIAPFLNILGYNVFNPDDVVAEYVADIGAKKGEKVDYALKIDGNIEILIEAKAKNDTLENHDVQLKRYFNVTNAKIGILTNGIIYKFFTDLDEKNIMDNKPFLIIDLNDLTDDKIAELKKFTKTSYNTDSILDSAENLKYSNSMISFLNRQLESPDDNFIKLMGREICDQKMTQLKVESMKAIFKKTFKTFINDFARKKFESALQNSNLPTDNENSATSNETPSNDEVANSNKKQIITTSEELEAFYIIKSILRKYINSDEITYKDTVSYFGVLLNNRVTKWICRLYLDGSKMYISFPLESEEKKKKYEEKIQLNSLEDIYSYEDKLIKIVEELTKENK, via the coding sequence ATGGAATTTAAAGAATTATTGTTCGCCCACATTCAAAATTTGAAAAAGATTAGTGAAGAAGACTACATCGAAGAACAAACTAAAATGTACTTTATAGCCCCATTTTTGAACATATTAGGCTATAATGTATTTAATCCTGATGATGTAGTAGCAGAGTATGTAGCTGATATAGGAGCTAAAAAAGGTGAAAAGGTTGACTATGCACTTAAGATTGATGGGAACATTGAAATATTAATTGAAGCTAAAGCTAAAAATGACACATTAGAAAATCATGATGTTCAACTTAAAAGATACTTCAATGTTACAAATGCTAAGATAGGTATACTTACTAATGGTATAATATATAAATTCTTTACAGATTTAGATGAAAAAAATATTATGGATAACAAACCGTTCTTAATAATAGATTTAAACGACCTAACAGATGACAAAATAGCAGAACTTAAAAAGTTCACTAAAACATCATATAACACAGATTCAATACTTGATAGTGCAGAAAACCTAAAATATTCAAATAGTATGATAAGCTTCCTTAATCGTCAACTAGAGTCACCAGATGATAACTTTATAAAATTAATGGGCAGAGAGATATGTGACCAAAAAATGACACAATTAAAAGTAGAGAGCATGAAAGCAATCTTCAAGAAAACTTTTAAAACATTTATAAACGATTTTGCAAGAAAGAAATTTGAAAGTGCATTGCAAAACTCTAACTTACCAACAGACAACGAAAATAGTGCAACTAGCAATGAAACACCAAGCAATGATGAAGTGGCAAACTCAAATAAAAAGCAAATTATAACTACAAGTGAAGAATTAGAAGCTTTTTATATCATCAAGTCAATACTTAGAAAATACATAAATTCAGATGAGATAACATATAAAGATACTGTTTCATACTTTGGTGTATTGCTTAACAATAGAGTAACTAAGTGGATATGTAGATTATACTTAGATGGTTCTAAGATGTATATTAGTTTTCCTTTGGAAAGTGAAGAAAAAAAGAAAAAATACGAAGAAAAAATACAATTAAATTCACTTGAAGATATATACAGTTATGAAGATAAACTAATTAAGATAGTTGAAGAGTTAACAAAAGAAAATAAGTAA
- a CDS encoding phage antirepressor KilAC domain-containing protein — MKEIIEKRNKDAITSLELVEQINLFRSKDGSKAVLRHDTLLDIIRDEFSEEISLQKILESKYKNERGREYPMFILTFSQAKQVLVRESKAVRKAVIKYLEELEKQLEIKTYSLPQNYAEALRELLTQVESNQKLINKIEEDKPKVIFAEALEVSKTSILIGELAKIMKQNGINTGGKRLFEWLREHSYLGTRGENYNMPTQKSMDLELMEIKKSTSVNPDGSIRTNTTPKITGKGQTYFINKFLDKNKGELKC; from the coding sequence ATGAAAGAAATAATCGAAAAAAGAAACAAAGACGCAATAACAAGCTTAGAACTTGTAGAACAAATTAACTTATTTAGAAGTAAAGATGGAAGTAAAGCAGTATTAAGACATGATACTTTATTAGACATTATAAGAGATGAGTTTTCAGAAGAAATCTCACTCCAAAAAATTCTGGAGTCAAAATATAAGAATGAGAGAGGTAGAGAATATCCAATGTTCATTCTAACATTCAGTCAAGCAAAACAAGTGCTAGTAAGAGAAAGTAAAGCAGTTAGAAAAGCAGTTATTAAATATTTAGAAGAACTAGAAAAACAATTAGAAATAAAAACATATAGCTTGCCACAAAACTACGCAGAAGCATTAAGAGAATTGCTGACACAAGTTGAAAGCAACCAAAAATTAATTAACAAAATAGAAGAGGATAAACCAAAAGTAATATTTGCCGAAGCGTTGGAAGTATCAAAAACAAGCATTTTAATTGGGGAATTAGCAAAAATAATGAAACAAAACGGTATAAATACAGGTGGAAAAAGGTTATTTGAATGGTTAAGAGAACATTCTTATCTTGGGACTAGAGGAGAAAACTATAATATGCCTACACAAAAATCAATGGATTTAGAACTCATGGAAATCAAAAAGTCTACATCTGTAAATCCAGATGGGAGCATTAGAACAAACACAACACCTAAAATTACAGGCAAAGGTCAAACATATTTTATAAATAAATTTTTAGATAAAAATAAAGGAGAATTAAAATGCTAA
- a CDS encoding site-specific integrase encodes MASFKMIEKGNWEVSFYCKQYNGENKKIKKRGFKTKKEASEYSNRYINMHTGAIDTMFFDVVDEFLAYKKTRVKFHTFNMYKTFNKVIRTKFENKPISKITNSDIARLLDTIKYSYSQKMIKTKLNLLFKYAKTYYNLQYNVMNDFDYEYIKTTKKEKEIWTLEDFKKFDEILIKENKILQRAYFNLLFYSGARPSEISGLKLEDVDFDKCTININKTRISLNKSNSPKNQSSIRIVTIPQFCIKILKDMISKNYPKKEYIFGLSSPYNYFLARKINKYNLNKITLHGFRHSHASFLIKKGVEITAISKRLGHKNSQITLSTYAHFYNDKTDKIIDLLNELE; translated from the coding sequence ATGGCAAGCTTTAAAATGATAGAAAAAGGCAACTGGGAAGTTAGTTTTTACTGTAAACAGTATAACGGAGAGAACAAAAAAATAAAAAAAAGAGGGTTTAAAACTAAAAAAGAGGCTAGTGAATATTCTAATAGGTATATCAACATGCATACAGGTGCTATTGATACTATGTTCTTTGATGTTGTTGATGAATTTTTAGCTTACAAAAAAACAAGAGTTAAATTCCATACATTTAATATGTATAAGACATTTAACAAAGTAATTAGGACAAAATTTGAGAATAAACCAATAAGCAAAATAACTAATAGTGATATTGCAAGGTTATTAGATACAATTAAGTATTCCTATAGCCAAAAGATGATTAAAACAAAATTAAACCTATTATTCAAATATGCTAAGACATACTATAACTTGCAATATAATGTTATGAATGATTTTGACTACGAATATATTAAGACGACAAAAAAAGAAAAAGAAATATGGACTTTAGAAGATTTTAAGAAGTTTGATGAAATTCTAATAAAAGAAAACAAAATATTACAAAGAGCATACTTTAATTTATTATTCTATTCTGGTGCTAGACCGAGTGAAATATCAGGATTAAAACTGGAAGATGTAGATTTCGATAAATGTACAATCAATATAAATAAGACAAGAATTTCTTTGAATAAATCAAATTCGCCTAAAAATCAGTCTAGTATAAGAATTGTTACCATTCCACAATTCTGCATTAAAATATTAAAAGATATGATAAGCAAGAATTATCCAAAAAAAGAATATATTTTTGGTCTTTCAAGCCCATACAACTATTTTTTAGCAAGAAAAATAAATAAATATAACTTAAATAAAATAACTTTACATGGATTTAGGCACTCGCATGCTAGCTTTTTAATAAAAAAAGGCGTAGAAATTACGGCTATAAGTAAGAGATTAGGTCATAAGAATTCACAAATAACATTAAGTACTTATGCACACTTTTATAACGATAAGACAGATAAGATAATAGATTT
- the dut gene encoding dUTP diphosphatase produces MKIKKLHEKAVVPHYATEGSAGLDLTVISDNDTIVIPYQSTMLCRTGLAFEIPKGYVGLVYIRSSIGSKLDLVLSNQVGVIDSDYRGEVMLPLRNLGRSARVIETGTRIAQMVITPINQVNIEVAYELSETKRGVGGFGSTGK; encoded by the coding sequence ATGAAAATAAAAAAATTACATGAAAAAGCAGTAGTGCCACACTATGCGACAGAAGGTAGTGCAGGTTTAGATTTAACAGTTATAAGTGACAATGACACTATAGTTATACCATATCAAAGCACTATGCTATGCAGAACTGGACTAGCATTTGAAATACCTAAAGGATATGTAGGACTTGTATATATTAGAAGTTCAATAGGCTCTAAGCTTGATTTAGTGCTATCTAATCAAGTAGGAGTTATTGATAGTGATTATAGAGGGGAAGTAATGTTACCACTTAGAAACTTAGGTAGAAGTGCAAGAGTTATCGAAACTGGTACAAGGATTGCCCAAATGGTAATAACACCTATTAATCAAGTAAATATTGAAGTTGCATATGAACTATCAGAAACAAAAAGAGGAGTTGGTGGCTTTGGAAGTACAGGAAAATAA
- a CDS encoding YjcQ family protein, whose translation MLQFILLNICAPFIFVLLANIFYSWSKIYFDRHATNIYKILKIIDNGYKNKQPINFDLKSLNITEHELGLYLHNLIEANYIEGIIVSKALNQTYFEKYRFYQYARLTLDGMLFYESNTTIKRFCKNLKETVEFMKLFN comes from the coding sequence ATGTTGCAATTTATACTTTTAAATATTTGTGCTCCATTTATTTTTGTATTACTTGCTAATATTTTTTATTCATGGAGTAAAATTTATTTTGATAGACATGCCACGAATATTTACAAAATTTTAAAAATCATAGATAATGGTTACAAAAATAAACAACCTATTAATTTTGATTTAAAATCTTTAAACATAACTGAGCATGAACTAGGTCTATATTTGCATAATCTTATTGAAGCTAATTATATTGAAGGTATAATAGTTTCAAAAGCATTAAATCAAACATATTTTGAAAAATATAGGTTTTATCAATATGCTCGTCTAACATTAGATGGTATGCTATTTTATGAAAGTAATACAACAATTAAAAGATTTTGTAAAAATTTAAAAGAAACAGTTGAATTTATGAAACTATTTAACTAA
- a CDS encoding single-stranded DNA-binding protein, whose translation MEKRWKRVNNVTLMGRLTRDPELKRTSKDNSYCNFTLAVNRPKVKDNPQEADFIPCVAWNKTAEIIESWLQKGDRLIVMGRLNVTKNDDKYYTNVIVEKINFIDTIRTSKEKKSETWTEPIEDDGLDEGFPF comes from the coding sequence ATGGAAAAGAGGTGGAAAAGAGTGAATAATGTAACTTTAATGGGTAGATTAACAAGAGACCCAGAACTAAAAAGAACAAGTAAAGATAATTCTTATTGTAACTTCACACTAGCAGTTAACAGACCTAAGGTTAAGGATAATCCACAAGAAGCAGACTTCATACCATGTGTTGCATGGAACAAAACAGCAGAGATTATTGAATCATGGTTACAAAAAGGCGACAGGTTAATAGTAATGGGTAGGCTTAATGTGACAAAGAATGATGATAAATACTACACGAACGTAATCGTAGAAAAAATTAATTTTATTGACACTATAAGAACAAGCAAAGAGAAGAAATCAGAAACATGGACAGAACCAATAGAAGATGATGGGCTTGATGAAGGCTTTCCATTTTAA
- the terL gene encoding phage terminase large subunit has protein sequence MTVKITNELKKEIRKQAFIELARRDFWYYCKLFDSKRSPFYLEDRYFLKDLCYRLQRFVEEDDSKILVVNMPPRHGKSRTATLFVQWLLGKDQHYSIMTGCYNELLSSQFAKQVRDVIATEVTEGIIVYNNVFPNTKIKYGEASMNKWALEGNTIPNYLATSPTGTATGFGARLIIIDDLIKNSEEAFNVTVLDKQISWFTNTMLSRLEQGGKIVIIMTRWATNDLAGFILDNYENVEHINYKAVNDDGTMLCDSLLSRREYEFKVKNMDKAIVYANYQQEPIDIQGRLYKDFKTYSRLPDMPNRGIKSYCDTADTGEDYLCNIIYMDYKDSAYILDIIYTKEPMEVTEPLVAKALAKFKVNVAMIESNNGGRSFARNVDVKTKLQGNITTVVRWFHQSANKQSRILSNSAWICENVYFPTDWENRFPEFAKDIKSYQREGKNRHDDSADALTGVAEQLNRTENYSFED, from the coding sequence ATGACAGTTAAGATAACAAATGAGTTAAAAAAAGAAATAAGAAAGCAAGCTTTTATAGAACTTGCAAGAAGGGACTTTTGGTACTATTGTAAATTGTTCGATAGTAAGAGAAGTCCTTTTTACTTAGAAGATAGATATTTTTTGAAAGACTTATGTTATAGGTTGCAAAGGTTCGTTGAAGAAGATGATAGCAAGATATTAGTAGTTAACATGCCACCAAGACATGGTAAGAGTAGAACTGCTACATTGTTTGTACAGTGGTTGCTTGGTAAAGACCAACACTATTCAATTATGACAGGTTGTTATAATGAGTTGCTATCTTCACAGTTCGCTAAGCAGGTAAGAGACGTTATAGCTACTGAGGTAACAGAAGGAATTATTGTGTATAACAATGTCTTTCCTAATACCAAAATAAAGTACGGTGAAGCTAGTATGAATAAATGGGCTTTAGAAGGGAATACGATACCTAACTACTTAGCAACAAGTCCAACAGGTACTGCTACAGGGTTTGGTGCGAGGTTAATTATAATAGATGATTTAATTAAAAATTCAGAAGAAGCTTTTAACGTGACAGTTCTGGATAAACAAATTAGTTGGTTCACTAACACTATGCTATCAAGACTTGAACAAGGTGGAAAGATAGTAATTATAATGACGAGATGGGCAACTAACGATTTAGCAGGATTTATACTAGATAACTATGAAAATGTTGAACACATCAATTATAAGGCAGTCAATGATGATGGTACTATGCTATGTGATAGCTTACTATCAAGGCGAGAATACGAATTTAAGGTTAAAAACATGGATAAGGCTATAGTGTATGCTAACTATCAACAAGAACCGATTGATATACAAGGTAGACTTTATAAGGACTTTAAAACTTATTCTAGGCTACCTGATATGCCTAACAGAGGTATTAAATCTTACTGTGATACGGCAGATACAGGGGAAGACTACTTGTGCAATATCATATATATGGATTATAAGGATAGTGCATATATATTAGATATTATCTACACTAAAGAGCCTATGGAAGTAACAGAACCACTTGTTGCTAAAGCATTAGCTAAATTTAAAGTCAATGTTGCTATGATTGAATCTAATAATGGTGGTAGGTCGTTTGCGAGAAATGTTGATGTAAAAACGAAGTTGCAAGGTAATATTACAACAGTTGTTAGATGGTTCCATCAGAGTGCTAACAAGCAATCAAGAATACTGTCAAATAGTGCATGGATTTGTGAGAATGTTTATTTTCCTACTGATTGGGAGAATAGATTTCCAGAATTTGCAAAAGACATTAAATCGTACCAAAGAGAAGGTAAGAATAGACACGATGATAGTGCAGACGCATTAACAGGAGTTGCAGAACAATTAAACAGAACTGAAAACTACAGTTTTGAAGATTAA
- a CDS encoding YqaJ viral recombinase family protein, which produces MIIALDKEELKEILPNKEVETLDFVSQEDWHKLRSKGIGGSDIGAILGVNKYRSLVDVYLDKIEGKKVEDNNAMFWGRVLEPIIRAEFQKKHSEEYQTYLVPYSLKYGVLRANVDGLIYNNQTQKWGVLEIKTANQFTTKEWGDGVVPQSYYAQVMHYLTVTGLDYAIIVVLIGRSDYREFYIERNEDEVKAIKEVAEDFWDTYIIPQKIPAPDGSDSYSEYQKELLAKYETFSNRVELDDDMNKLLDESEEKKQQIKELEKEVKETEQKIMNIIIDNQADLAESERYKVKLVTQNRTKVDPKFKTEQKELINKYKEIEEKYRIKYKTNFLKISMIGE; this is translated from the coding sequence ATGATAATAGCATTAGACAAAGAAGAGTTGAAAGAAATATTACCAAATAAAGAAGTTGAAACATTGGACTTTGTTAGCCAAGAAGATTGGCACAAGCTAAGAAGTAAGGGCATTGGTGGTTCGGATATAGGGGCTATTCTAGGAGTTAACAAGTATAGAAGCTTAGTTGATGTATACCTAGACAAAATAGAAGGCAAAAAAGTTGAAGACAATAACGCTATGTTTTGGGGTAGAGTACTAGAACCTATTATAAGAGCAGAGTTTCAAAAAAAACATAGTGAAGAGTATCAAACATATTTAGTACCTTATTCTCTTAAATATGGAGTGCTAAGGGCTAATGTTGACGGATTAATATATAACAATCAAACACAAAAATGGGGTGTGTTAGAAATTAAAACGGCTAATCAGTTCACTACTAAAGAATGGGGTGACGGAGTTGTACCTCAAAGTTATTATGCACAGGTTATGCACTATTTAACAGTTACAGGCTTAGACTATGCGATTATAGTTGTATTAATAGGTAGAAGTGATTATAGGGAATTTTATATCGAAAGAAACGAAGATGAAGTGAAAGCTATAAAAGAAGTTGCCGAGGATTTCTGGGATACCTATATAATACCTCAAAAAATACCTGCACCAGATGGTTCAGATAGCTATTCAGAATATCAAAAAGAACTATTAGCTAAGTATGAAACATTTAGCAATAGAGTTGAATTAGACGATGATATGAATAAATTATTAGACGAATCAGAAGAGAAAAAGCAACAAATAAAAGAGCTTGAAAAAGAAGTAAAAGAAACAGAACAAAAGATAATGAATATAATTATCGACAACCAAGCAGACCTTGCAGAGAGTGAAAGATACAAAGTTAAGCTTGTAACTCAAAACAGAACAAAGGTTGACCCAAAGTTCAAAACAGAGCAAAAAGAATTAATAAACAAATATAAAGAAATTGAAGAAAAATATAGAATAAAATACAAAACTAATTTCTTAAAAATTTCAATGATAGGAGAATAA
- the recT gene encoding recombination protein RecT: MEKAKNSLLAKKENTVATAKKPRTVVDLVQSMQKQFEIALPKHINSERFVRIAITSIRQNPKLAKCSQESLLGALMTSAQLGLEPGILGQAYLIPYGNNVQFQIGYKGMIELLRRSGQLSDIYACEIRKNDDFQITLGLHRDIKHNINFNEDRGEVVGYYAVAVLKDGANSFEFMTKKQVEEHRKKFSKAGNNSPWETDFDEMAKKTVIKKLLKYLPVSVEWLENVSKDEKVLTVATPSQNSNMDDLEPVELISEETTEDNSDNIQTVDWSTGEVIEDGKEVEKSE, encoded by the coding sequence ATGGAAAAAGCCAAAAATAGCTTATTAGCTAAAAAAGAAAACACAGTAGCAACTGCTAAAAAGCCTAGAACAGTTGTAGACCTAGTACAATCAATGCAAAAACAATTTGAGATTGCATTGCCTAAACACATAAATTCAGAAAGATTTGTCAGAATTGCTATAACATCAATCAGACAAAATCCAAAATTGGCTAAATGTAGCCAAGAAAGTTTGTTAGGTGCATTGATGACCTCAGCACAATTAGGTCTTGAACCTGGAATACTAGGTCAAGCATATTTAATACCTTATGGGAACAATGTACAGTTTCAAATTGGGTATAAGGGTATGATTGAACTTCTAAGACGAAGTGGACAATTAAGCGACATATATGCGTGTGAAATTCGTAAAAATGATGACTTTCAAATTACTTTAGGACTTCACAGAGATATTAAACACAACATTAACTTTAATGAAGACAGAGGAGAGGTAGTAGGTTATTATGCAGTAGCAGTATTAAAAGATGGTGCAAATTCTTTTGAATTTATGACTAAAAAGCAAGTAGAAGAGCATAGAAAAAAATTCAGTAAGGCAGGTAATAACTCACCTTGGGAAACTGATTTTGACGAAATGGCTAAAAAAACAGTTATCAAGAAGTTACTAAAGTATCTTCCTGTGTCTGTAGAATGGCTAGAGAACGTTTCTAAAGATGAAAAGGTATTAACAGTAGCCACACCATCACAAAATTCAAATATGGACGATTTAGAGCCTGTAGAATTAATTTCAGAAGAAACCACAGAAGATAATTCAGATAATATTCAAACTGTAGATTGGTCAACAGGAGAAGTAATTGAAGATGGAAAAGAGGTGGAAAAGAGTGAATAA